The following is a genomic window from Mustela erminea isolate mMusErm1 chromosome 14, mMusErm1.Pri, whole genome shotgun sequence.
CTATTTCTATTCAGCTTCCCCCACTCTCCAGTCTAGGAAGGGCAAGTGTGTAGTTTCCCACCCATTTCCTGTTCCGCTTCAACAAAGACTTCAGggtcggggtggggaggagccttAGAGGTGAGTCCTGAGAGATGGGGCCTCACGGTAGGTAGTTGTAAGGATTCTGGATACTGGGGAGCTGGGACTAGCACGTGTCAAACCCAGCATTCTTAAAGTTCAGCTTAGAACTAGTGGGCTGCTGACTCAAAACATTTTACATACTCCTTCCTTTCAGCCTGGCTCAGAACACTCCTAGGCCATTTTCACCACTTCTTGCTCCTCCTTTGCTTGACTTCCAGGCCTATTCTTCTTCCAGGTTGTAGCTCCAATCCTGTACCCTCACTTCAACTTCTACCAATCCCCAAGATAAGGCCCTGCTTTGTGAAATAAGTGTTAGGGGAAGGCCCTGGAGGATCAGCTTAGAACTTTTCACCTTCCGATAAGGGACTTGAGGTCAGATTGAACTGAGCTGGTCTGGCTGGGCTGGAATCTTAACTTTGGGGAAGGGGTTAGATAGAGGTCAGGATGAATTGGGCTAATATAAAAGAGGTGCTGGAGGTTGTGCTGGAATTCCTATGAAAGGGGGTGGTGGTCAGACTGGATTGAGCTAGAATAGAAACATAAGGAAGGAGCTTGGCTCAGGCTGATCCTGGGGTCTGGAGGTTGAGGGCTGGTGTCTTTGCACTGGGACTGGTACACAGATGGGCTGAACCAAGCTTTTTAGCATCATGCTGGGCGCTGGGGCTGGGCCTAAAGGGATTTCCGTTCCCCCGACCCTAGCAATTCCTCCAGACCAAGGGCCTTCCCCAGAGGGGCCACTGGGGCAAATGGGGAGGACCCAGGGGAGGAGCCGGAACTAGGGTTCCAGAGGAAGTCGCTGGCCACTATGCTTCCTGAGTTCAAAAAGTGGGTTCCCTTGTCTCTCTGGTTCACTGCCTTCCCCCAAGCAGGGCAGAGTCCAGGCAATCTACCTCTTTGCATGACCACTGCCtcttccaaaacacacacacacacacacacacacacagatatgaaCCTGCAACTTTGTCACACACTTGCTGGCACAGCAGCCCCATAACACAACACAGTACTGCCAAGCCATGCATTCGACAACATACCCTCATTTACGTACTTGTAGCCTCCCATTCACACCCAGCAGCCAGGCCTTCTCTGCTTTGTTCAGCACCCTATCTCTACCACTTAGAGTTAGGCCTGGCACCTAGAGAGGGctcaatgaacaaataaatccaAGATAAGTCccataaacaaatacatagataAGCCTACATATAGTCACACATGCAGTGTTCCATTACATACCCATATCCAAGCCCTCTCCCAGCCCGGTGGCCACATACATACACCGGCACACACTCGGGCAAGAAAGCTGGCTATACACACACCTAGTTCCAAACGTGATCACACTGCAGATAGGTGTTTGTTAGCACTCCCAGGGTGATCTGGCTGGTAAATGTCCATCAAGTCAGGCCTGCAGAGGAATGAAGTGGGAATGTGCACGAATGCAGGTGTTGGGGTCCTGAGGCAATGGGCAGTGAGGAGCTGGGTTGGCAGCAGAAAGGGCCAAGCTAACTGTGTGGACTGGAGAGGGGGTGAGAAGGGTCATGTAGTCCTTTCCTCTGGTTTCTTTCTGCCCGCTGGAGAGGTGAGAGTAGAGGTACAGGTCTTTGAGGCTACTTCAAATCCAAAGACTTTAGTGGGGGAATAGTCTGAGAGGCTGGATTCCCCTGCTTGGCATGAAGAGCCTGGGCAGTGGAATTGGTGGGTGCTAAGATCCCACCCCTCAACCGACAGCAGGGTCTCCCTGTCTTGCCCATCTTCTTTAATGGTTAGAGAGAAGATGACTTGGGAGGAGTAACCACCTGGAAAGGAGTCTGAAAAGCAGTCTATTCCTTCTACCCAAGGAGCTTCTGGCTGCCCCTAGCAATTGCACTTAGGCACCCTCCGTGTCCCCACCCAAAGTCAGCAAGCAGACAAACAACCCAGTTACTCTCATACTTCCTCATCTAGGACCTAACACCAGGGGACACCAGCTCAGGGAGCTCAGCTGGGCTGGCAGGCTGGAGGCTGGGTAGGGACAGGAATCTCAGACAAAAATAGGACCAAGTCTCCCAGTCATTCTAACCACCCAAAGCTCCTCCAACCCAAGCCTAGGCAaggaccctggccctgaccccctcccccaaaagtcTGATACAGGGCCTTCCATCCCAGGAAACCTGCCTCAGGAAGGCCACTGGTCCGGCAGGCCCATGGCAGTTGGGGGTGAGGAACAATTGTCCCAGGGGACAAGGAAGTCAGCTTTTGAGGGAGACAAGGGCCAGTCTGGGACAGGAGGAGCAAGGGCAGAAGAGTGAGGGGAAATGTGAGATGAGACTGAAGGGGGATCCATAAGCAATTCCTACTTTCTTCCTAATAACTGATTTTAGGGACCATAGGAGGAGCGGGGGTACGGGAAAAGACTGCTTGGGACTGAATTTTAGGCATCAATGATCAAGACAACACTCTCAAACCAAAAAGTCTCTTTATTGATCGGTACCATACATGACtcaaatggccaaaaaaaaaaaaaaaaaaaaaaaaagaaaaaaaagaaaaaaaaaggcattacatTTGGGGTGGGACATCCATCTTCCCTACCCCTTCCCTCAGCTCCTGACACAATATCCTCTCAACAGTGGCAGCTGGAGTGAAGGAAACTGGGTGCGGGGGACCCCAGAATCCAGAAGGAAGAGTAGGGGAGAGAGGTGGTGCTAACACTTCTGGAACTGGCCACAGGAAAAGGCAGCGAAGCCACAGAGCTGGGCCCAGACCCATCGGACCCTACTCCTGGCCTCACCCTGGGCCCAGAGCCTCCGAGTGTCCAACTGTGAAACAGAGCTGAGGATCCtggctgcttcccccctcccttctatgAGGAAGGGGATGGAAGCGATATTGGAGATGAAGAACCTTCACTTCGGCTGGGGACTAGAGGTCTATTGCTCCCAGGTGGGCTTAGGGCTAGGACACCCTCCGTGGCTCCTTCCCCTCGGTGGAGGACAGGGGAGGACTAGATACACAGTCTGAGGAGCTGGGGGGAAGAGAGTACTGGAGAGAGTGGGtgagccccaccccctccatcccATGCCTGCCCAACtgagacaaaacaagaaacatcAACAAACACGGTGCTCCCTTCCCTCCACACTTCCTAAGGGAGAGCgcctcccttcccctcatccAAGTCGGCTGCTCTAGTGGAGGACTTGTAAGAACATACACAccatgggggaggggtgttggggatGGAACACTGGGAGTCACAAGCACTAGGACAGCAGGCCAGAGTCCTGGAGGATGGGGAGACGGAGACAACAGCAGGGGGTTGTCACAAAGATGAGGCCATCAATGGCCTCCTACCCCAAGGCATGCCTTCCCCAACTCCAGTCAccccagagaaaagggaagagagatggCAAAGTATGTCCTTGGTCTGAAGCTCTCCAACTGTAAAAAATGGCAACGCACACCTCCACCCCCACACTCACCTCCGCCTGGGCCCCAAGCCCCACATCTGCCAGGAGTAGGGAGGTAGCTGGACTTTTTAATAAGGGAAAAAGGGGGTacatgagtgatttttttttttaaacttacatttttaataatattattttttaaaaaacttgggaGCTGGGATAGGTGGCTGCAGGGAGGAGCCAGAGCTTCAGCCCTCTACTACCAGCCACCTAGGGGAAGGCTTAGGAAAGGGGCACTCAACCAAGCCCCATAACTTTAAGTCCCTAAGGGTTGTGGGATAAACAACCCCAGGCTTGAAGGGGGTGGGATCAGGAGGATGGGGAACCCAGAACCTGGGGTGAAGATGGAGGCAAATGCCCTGGGGGATGGTCAGGACATTTCTGAGAGGCCCAGGGTCCACGCAGGCATCCACATGAGTAACCCCTTCCCCCAAAAGGCTCTGCAGAGGCCAGGCCCAGCCCAGGGCCACTGGGGGGCAAATCTTGGCACCTGCCCCCAGCGAGTCCAGTTCCTCCCTGAAGTGGGTGGATGGAGGCTGCCCATTTTAGATGCTCAGTCTCTTCATTCTGTCTTCTGCTCCCTGGGGCTGcgaggggtggggcaggcaggcagagcacTGGGTGGCCATGGCAAGGCCTTTACTGGGAGGCCTGTGACGTGGGGTTCTCCGATTTGCTTTCTTGGCTGGATGGAGGCTTGCTGTTCCAGGGGCTGTTGGCGCCCAGGGCGGGAGAGTTGTTAAAGCTGTCCTCGTCGTCAATGCCGTTGGCCGCGTCAAACTGGGTGTTCTCCAGCCGGGTGATGAGCCTCTCGTCCTCGTCCCCGAACTCCCCGCCCATCAGGGTGGGCTCCCCCACCACCATCACATCCTGAGAGTGGCGGAGGTCCCCAAACATAATCGGGGCAGGGGCTCGCCCGGCCCAgggcagcagagagccccaatacCCACCCAGGAAACTCAATACCCCCAAGCCCTTCTCACCCCAATTTAAAACCCCAACTCCTCTGACACCCTCAGTCCCTGGAATCCTTCCCAATGAAGGACTGCAGAGCGTCACAGCCTTTAACCCACAAACACTAGGTTCTAGGAGAAGTCAATCTACTCCCCTTGCTCCCTAGTTCATCTCCCCCAAACTTCAGAGGGCTCCTAAACCTCGTCCACATGTAAGACAGAGGAAGCAGATAGCAAAACACCAATGGggaaagtgtgtgcatgtgcatatgtgcatgttCTAGAATTGCACACGTTCAAATTCGTGTGTCCCTCTGTCAGTGTGTGTCTAATGGTATGTGTGCCTCCAAGCTGTCTCTCCTGAACATCCACGTTCTCATGGCTGTCTCTGTCCCTTCGTGTCCTATGTTCTGAGTCTGTGATCACAACCATGCCATGGGACTGACAAGGACTCTCATCAGTGACAGGAGCCAGCCCATGCTGGCAGAGTACACCAGAAAAACTGTCTTTGCTTCTATGCCTGCTAGTGAGCTCAGGCTGGGGCAGGGTCAAGGGTTAGGGGTCAGCAGTAGGGCAgcccagaagagagaagaaagccgAGATGCTTACAGGTACCTGGCTGGAGAGGGCGAAGGTGCTGGCTGGGCTTTTCttcttgctgttgctgttgttggtGTTGCCGCCCCCCGAGCTCATGGTGCTGCCCCCTGACATCTTTCGTTTCCGCCGCTTGCTGGGCTGCTGCCGTGCGGGCTCCGCTGTGCCAAGAAAAGGAGATTTAGGAGGGGAAAGGCCTCCAGTCCCTTGCTCCCCATTCTGGTCCCTAAAGAGCTTGAGTCTACCCTGATCCCAATCTCGCAGAGCCAGGAGTGAGGAAGGGGCTTTTCGAGGGGACGGAACCAGGGGCGGGGAGTGCCACTGGGTCCCGGTAAGAGCAGGGGCAGGTGGAAGGCACTTACCGGGGGGTGCTACCATGCGCTGCCACTTCTGGAAAAGGCAGGTCTTGAGGCAATCACGGGGGCTGAGGCTGTAGGTCTTGTGGCGGGACATGAGCTCCTGCATGGGCTCGAGTATCACACAGAGCTGAGGGGAGACCACGAGGTGGCTTGTCAGGGGAGAGCTGACGTGGAGCGGACACCCAGTGGGATGGGCAGAAACTGCGCAATGAAGGACTCACTCGGAGGTAGTTGAGAGTGGAATTGGACAGCCCACACCGGGTGATATTTTTGGAGAGCTGATCCAGCATCTGGGGGTCCTGGGCCtaggtgaggaggaagaagagaacacTAGCACCTGGGCTGCACATGCTCATCTGACCTAGCACCTTAACCTTGTGACGCTcctgagggagaagaggagcTGCTATGAAACCCATTCTTCAGACGGAGATACTCTAACCCTCTGTCTAAGGTCACGGCCACAAAACGCTAGACCCTGTTCCAGCCACCCTCCCCAGTGCCTGCCCTCAACCCTGGCAGCCTGGGTGCTGCCTACGACTCACATGCATGGCAAGGATGCTGCGGGGGATGAGCTCTCGGTGCTGCCGGATGCTGAAGTGCCACGTCTTTATCCGCATCATGTCATCAAACATGAACTCTAGGTACAACCGGCCCTCCACACACACCTGGAGACAAGCTTGTCAcgtccctgccccctccccacgtACCTGAAAGCGCAGCTGTTCTCGCGTTTGCTTACAACCCTCCCACTGAATACACTTCTGCCACCTGCCCATGAATTTGGGCGCATAACTGACCAAGATCACATGCTCACACATCTGTCAACCaccccccccacatacacacgcACAGCAGTAATGCTAAATAGACCCTTGTCCTCTTCCCAAGTAGCTAGTGATACACTCATCTGCTATAAGCTCAATGAGGGCAGGTTCTCTTTTACTGGTGCACCCCTGTGGCCCAGAAAACTGTCACGTGCAAACTCAGTAAAGGCCTGATGGAGGCTGTGCATGCCTACCCCTCCCTTCCCGTCTTGGCACTTCCCGTTCTGCCTCCCTGGGGAACAGCTGAGCATATTttgggagaaaggaggggaatCAAACCCAAGTGCTTCAGTGTTCCACGTCCAGCTGGGCTGCTGACCTGGGTGAACATGGGTTTGCCGTGCTGGGTCACCATGCTGCCTTGGTCACAGTCGAGGGACACAAAGTTGCTGTGGAATGCCTCCTTGGGATGCTTAAGCACATAGTATAGCTCCGTAGCACCCCCTTCAAAGATGCTGCGGAAGTAGCGTGGGATCAAGGTCCGGCCAATGGCTGTAGAGATGGGACAAACTCAATAGAACAGAAGGACTTCCAAAGGGGTCAGGCAGATGCCATCATTGCCAAAACAGACCCCCAGAGACAAATACCTACTCCCAGTCCTTAGATGGACACAGGAGGTATTACTCTCACAGTAGAACCAGCAGGACCCCCAGAGGCCACTCACTATATCTCTTTGGTCCATCCTCCAGGCAGAAAGTGATGGTTAACATGGCATCATCCTCAAAGAACTCAGTTGTGAAAGCATCCCACCAGAGATTGTCACACTCCTAAGGAGCACAGGGCAGGatatttgtatgtttgtgtgtgtgtgtgtgtgtatgttagaaGACAACCCACAGGGGTTCCCAGATggtcctccccctcccagccctcttCCCCTGGTCATACCTCTGTCCAGTTTTGAAGCCGTTTGTTAAGCTCAAATATTCTGTAGTCAGTTTGGTTGCCATATGGTGTGTGCCTCCTGGGGGAAGTGAAGAAGGGAGGTCAGTAGGAAAAGAGtattcccaccccaccccccacttctgccttcagccATACAATAGAAAGCACCTCCCTCCTTACTGGACTCCACTTACCCAATCCCAGGCTCCAGGTATGTAGGCGGGTACATGGGAGTTGGGCTGTGTAAGGGAAGAGGCTATGAGAATGGGATGGAAGACAGGAATTATTGGGGAGTgccactccctccccctttcaGGCAGGATCCCATCTGAAGAAGAGATGGGAAGTGGGTTAAGACTCACCCCACATCCCGATCTAGCATGGTGCCGGGATGGAAAGGGGGGAAGGCGTTGCCGTTCGGGGGCTCCTTCGGTGAGTACAGCTTGAACGACTTTGAGGAACAACCtggaaggcaaaggaagaaggggTCCTCTGAGTCCCAGGATCTTTCCTGGAAGTCTCCTAGACTGTGCGGACAGGGACTAGTCTTCCAGAGCCCCCAGAGTGGGTGGACTGGGGATAGGGATGACCTAAAGGAACATGTACCTCTGCTTCTAAATCTAgcttcaattttgttttatcatGAAACTAGTAGTACTCAGCCCTAATAACCAAGACCacatttcttcatgtggctgAGCCCTGGATAACAGAATTGAAACTGGGAAGAAATGTCAataccataaaataaatgaatattcaaacATTAGACTCTAATTTTGATAAATCCCCTTTTCAGCTATATTATACTGTTCAATCATCACAACAACTTTGTGAGGTAGCAGGGTCAACTATaaaaatccccattttacagatgaggcaacagGAAGCTCAAGGGGTCTTGCCAAAATCACAGAGCTTGTAACTATGGCAGAGCTAGGACTTGGGCCTAGATCTGATTCCCATATCCTGTAGTATTTCCACCCCTCTATTGCCCTCTAGAGaccaagctggggggaggggatactggtgtgtgtgtgtgtgaaatttgccaactccctgcccctcctccccaccccagggtctCAGGAGGGCAGGGGATAGAAAGATAAAGGGGAGTGGGTGCCTGCTGGGTGCCTCCCACCAGATAACCAGTTGGGCCTTCTGCCTCCTCCACCAACGGCCACTCCCTTAtcagcccagccccctcccccacacccaccgTGGGTCTAGCATTGTCTCCAAACCAGAAACCCAAAGCCTCAACCTCCTTTCATGTCTGAGACTTGCAGTAGAGAAAAGAGACAGGCCTCCAATGGATTCCACTCTATTTACAGATCTAGGCCTGGGAAGGAACCTAGGCTCCCGGGGGCTCCGTCTATGAGGTTAACTAGACAGAGGtctctgcttatgttctctaTACATGGGCACACGTGTCCCCTATCCACCTCAATGAGCAGCACACTACTCCTGGTGTACTATTTCCTGGAAATCTTACATTCATAGTTGGATATgaaccaggcacccctacaatccTATCTTCCCCCTTTCtaccagagaggaggggaaactgaggcacaggaaggaaGGTCCTAGCACCTAGGTGCTTCCTGGCATCCCTAGAACTTGATTACGTTTGGAAGGGTGACCATATTGGCTGTATCtaaccccccctccccaaattagATGCAAAATCTATTTTGTTCCTTAGGGAAACAGACAAAAGAAGACCCTGTGCCAACATGCATCATTTAATTATCTCTCCAGGGCCCCCTCCTCACAATATGGGCAAAAGGAGGGTCCCAAAGGGGCCTACACTACACAGTTCCTGAAGGTGCCAAGACTCAGAGCCTGTGTGTGCCTGTACACGCGTGTGCCTCATCCTGCCTAGCAGGCTTCCACCCTCAGCTCGCCCTGACATGCCTACCAAGAGCTGGAACCCAGCAGCCCCAGGCAGGACCAGGGCTCCTGCAACAGGCCCTTGCCCAGTGCATGATCTCTCACAGGCCATATCCACATGCTCCCAGCACAGCACACAGCCTTCACATGCCCGTCTAGACTGAATGAGGAGCCTGTATCCTTAGGAAAGAGACAgtcctccccgccgcccccctcaCCAGTCCCAAGTCTCCCCACTCCGTAGATGGGTAGACTAAGGCCATGTAAGAACCCCCAGCTCCCAGAGACTACCAAAGGCCAGGTCTGGCCAATGAACCCAAGAGTCTAGATTATAAGACCTGGTCCTTGCCCCCTTCCTAGGC
Proteins encoded in this region:
- the LDB1 gene encoding LIM domain-binding protein 1 isoform X2, whose product is MSVGCACPGCSSKSFKLYSPKEPPNGNAFPPFHPGTMLDRDVGPTPMYPPTYLEPGIGRHTPYGNQTDYRIFELNKRLQNWTEECDNLWWDAFTTEFFEDDAMLTITFCLEDGPKRYTIGRTLIPRYFRSIFEGGATELYYVLKHPKEAFHSNFVSLDCDQGSMVTQHGKPMFTQVCVEGRLYLEFMFDDMMRIKTWHFSIRQHRELIPRSILAMHAQDPQMLDQLSKNITRCGLSNSTLNYLRLCVILEPMQELMSRHKTYSLSPRDCLKTCLFQKWQRMVAPPAEPARQQPSKRRKRKMSGGSTMSSGGGNTNNSNSKKKSPASTFALSSQDVMVVGEPTLMGGEFGDEDERLITRLENTQFDAANGIDDEDSFNNSPALGANSPWNSKPPSSQESKSENPTSQASQ
- the LDB1 gene encoding LIM domain-binding protein 1 isoform X1 encodes the protein MSVGCACPGCSSKSFKLYSPKEPPNGNAFPPFHPGTMLDRDVGPTPMYPPTYLEPGIGRHTPYGNQTDYRIFELNKRLQNWTEECDNLWWDAFTTEFFEDDAMLTITFCLEDGPKRYTIGRTLIPRYFRSIFEGGATELYYVLKHPKEAFHSNFVSLDCDQGSMVTQHGKPMFTQVCVEGRLYLEFMFDDMMRIKTWHFSIRQHRELIPRSILAMHAQDPQMLDQLSKNITRCGLSNSTLNYLRLCVILEPMQELMSRHKTYSLSPRDCLKTCLFQKWQRMVAPPAEPARQQPSKRRKRKMSGGSTMSSGGGNTNNSNSKKKSPASTFALSSQVPDVMVVGEPTLMGGEFGDEDERLITRLENTQFDAANGIDDEDSFNNSPALGANSPWNSKPPSSQESKSENPTSQASQ
- the LDB1 gene encoding LIM domain-binding protein 1 isoform X3, which produces MLDRDVGPTPMYPPTYLEPGIGRHTPYGNQTDYRIFELNKRLQNWTEECDNLWWDAFTTEFFEDDAMLTITFCLEDGPKRYTIGRTLIPRYFRSIFEGGATELYYVLKHPKEAFHSNFVSLDCDQGSMVTQHGKPMFTQVCVEGRLYLEFMFDDMMRIKTWHFSIRQHRELIPRSILAMHAQDPQMLDQLSKNITRCGLSNSTLNYLRLCVILEPMQELMSRHKTYSLSPRDCLKTCLFQKWQRMVAPPAEPARQQPSKRRKRKMSGGSTMSSGGGNTNNSNSKKKSPASTFALSSQVPDVMVVGEPTLMGGEFGDEDERLITRLENTQFDAANGIDDEDSFNNSPALGANSPWNSKPPSSQESKSENPTSQASQ